One Pyxicephalus adspersus chromosome 3, UCB_Pads_2.0, whole genome shotgun sequence genomic window carries:
- the LOC140327352 gene encoding PC-esterase domain-containing protein 1A-like isoform X2 — protein MMLFSSADVRKLLHNKYVAVLGDSIQRSVYKDLVKILQDDEFLTENQLKRKGEMSFANDTLVEGGSLGEMHNGITYREVRQYRTDHHLVRFYFLTRVYSDYIESVLADFEQGPQPDVVIINSCIWDVIRYHDQSLEMYKTNLDHLFIRLTEVLSPECLVIWNMAMPVGFKAGEVLEYPIPNVRWDIIKGNFYSATLADLHKLDVIDMHFFFRFELHSRAKDATHWNQLAHRQYTCILMAHIAQAWGVQPSDQRQVRGLSIPRAPPVAPPRSVVYSLPVEKKGPRCLGPRFLPGYTPFDGIDPSHTIETFNPGNVGYPSNQMNSNAASPFADDSPFLVGNFTLRNFGLGGYGKIADVNLTVPMFENHPFNGMTIPPHHMAVPDWEFCTFQYNSTMPQETWTRNQRFPKRKRMKPEQGWAPPYYPPRQSYQTRI, from the exons ATGATGTTATTCAGCTCTGCAGACGTCCGGaaacttctccacaacaagtatgtggccgtcctagGGGACTCCA TTCAAAGATCCGtctacaaagatcttgtgaaaatactgcaggaTGATGAGTTTCTgactgagaaccagctcaaaAGGAAG ggtgagatgtcatttgcaaatgacacattGGTGGaagggggatctctgggtgaaatgcacaacgGCATAACTTACCGGGAAGTGCGTCAGTACAGAACTGATCACCACCtggtacggttctatttcctgactcGGGTCTATTCGGACTACATAGAGAGCGTGTTGGCCGACTTCGAacagggacctcagcccgacgttgtcatcatcaactcgtgtatctGGGATGTTATCAG GTATCATGaccaatcactggaaatgtacaaaactaaCCTTGACCACCtttttattcggctcaccgaggtgctaagccccgaatgtctggtgatatggaacatggccatgcctgttggattcaaggCTGGTGAAGTGCTGGAG TACCCAATTCCAAATGTACGCTGGGACATCATTAaggggaatttctacagcgccactctggcGGATTTGCACAAATTGGATGTGATAGACATGCATTTTTTCTTCCGCTTCGAGCTGCACTCCAGGgctaaagatgccacccactggAATCAGCTGGCCCATCGgcagtatacctgcatcctgatggctcatattgctcaagcctggggTGTGCAGCCTTCAGATCAGCGCCAAGTGAGAG GTCTTTCCATACCACGTGCTCCTCCTGTAGCCCCCCCAAGGAGTGTTGTCTATTCTCTGCCAGTTGAGAAAAAAGGCCCAAGATGCCTTG GGCCCAGGTTCCTCCCTGGCTACACTCCTTTTGATGGAATTGACCCCAGTCATACGATTG aGACCTTTAATCCTGGTAATGTTGGTTATCCTTCAAATCAAATGAATTCAAATG CCGCCTCTCCCTTTGCTGATGACAGTCCATTTTTGGTTGGTAATTTTACTCTGAGAAACTTTGGTTTAGGTGGCTATGGGAAGATAGCAGATGTAAACCTTACAG ttcCCATGTTTGAAAACCACCCCTTTAATGGGATGACTATCCCCCCCCACCACATGGCAGTGCCAGATTGGGAATTCTGCACATTCCAGTACAACAGCACAATGCCCCAGGAAACCTGGACTCGCAACCAAAGATTTCCAAAGAGAAAAAGGATGAAGCCGGAGCAAGGATGGGCGCCCCCTTACTATCCACCTCGCCAGTCTTATCAAACCCGCATCTAG
- the LOC140327352 gene encoding PC-esterase domain-containing protein 1B-like isoform X3 has product MSFANDTLVEGGSLGEMHNGITYREVRQYRTDHHLVRFYFLTRVYSDYIESVLADFEQGPQPDVVIINSCIWDVIRYHDQSLEMYKTNLDHLFIRLTEVLSPECLVIWNMAMPVGFKAGEVLEYPIPNVRWDIIKGNFYSATLADLHKLDVIDMHFFFRFELHSRAKDATHWNQLAHRQYTCILMAHIAQAWGVQPSDQRQVRGLSIPRAPPVAPPRSVVYSLPVEKKGPRCLGLPIQNALPSAPCPFIPLANNPASHPPFSQERSPCRFGPRFLPGYTPFDGIDPSHTIETFNPGNVGYPSNQMNSNAASPFADDSPFLVGNFTLRNFGLGGYGKIADVNLTVPMFENHPFNGMTIPPHHMAVPDWEFCTFQYNSTMPQETWTRNQRFPKRKRMKPEQGWAPPYYPPRQSYQTRI; this is encoded by the exons atgtcatttgcaaatgacacattGGTGGaagggggatctctgggtgaaatgcacaacgGCATAACTTACCGGGAAGTGCGTCAGTACAGAACTGATCACCACCtggtacggttctatttcctgactcGGGTCTATTCGGACTACATAGAGAGCGTGTTGGCCGACTTCGAacagggacctcagcccgacgttgtcatcatcaactcgtgtatctGGGATGTTATCAG GTATCATGaccaatcactggaaatgtacaaaactaaCCTTGACCACCtttttattcggctcaccgaggtgctaagccccgaatgtctggtgatatggaacatggccatgcctgttggattcaaggCTGGTGAAGTGCTGGAG TACCCAATTCCAAATGTACGCTGGGACATCATTAaggggaatttctacagcgccactctggcGGATTTGCACAAATTGGATGTGATAGACATGCATTTTTTCTTCCGCTTCGAGCTGCACTCCAGGgctaaagatgccacccactggAATCAGCTGGCCCATCGgcagtatacctgcatcctgatggctcatattgctcaagcctggggTGTGCAGCCTTCAGATCAGCGCCAAGTGAGAG GTCTTTCCATACCACGTGCTCCTCCTGTAGCCCCCCCAAGGAGTGTTGTCTATTCTCTGCCAGTTGAGAAAAAAGGCCCAAGATGCCTTG GTCTTCCTATACAAAACGCTCTTCCTTCAGCACCTTGTCCATTTATCCCCCTCGCAAATAACCCCGCTTCTCATCCGCCCTTTAGCCAGGAAAGAAGTCCCTGTAGATTTG GGCCCAGGTTCCTCCCTGGCTACACTCCTTTTGATGGAATTGACCCCAGTCATACGATTG aGACCTTTAATCCTGGTAATGTTGGTTATCCTTCAAATCAAATGAATTCAAATG CCGCCTCTCCCTTTGCTGATGACAGTCCATTTTTGGTTGGTAATTTTACTCTGAGAAACTTTGGTTTAGGTGGCTATGGGAAGATAGCAGATGTAAACCTTACAG ttcCCATGTTTGAAAACCACCCCTTTAATGGGATGACTATCCCCCCCCACCACATGGCAGTGCCAGATTGGGAATTCTGCACATTCCAGTACAACAGCACAATGCCCCAGGAAACCTGGACTCGCAACCAAAGATTTCCAAAGAGAAAAAGGATGAAGCCGGAGCAAGGATGGGCGCCCCCTTACTATCCACCTCGCCAGTCTTATCAAACCCGCATCTAG
- the LOC140327581 gene encoding olfactory receptor 8B8-like, protein MFGNVIIVTVIGLNHHLHVPMYFFLCNLASLDVCYTSVTTPNLLHIFITGNNRISFTGCFVQLYFFLAFASAEYFLLTAMSYDRYVAICKPLHYPLVINRQSSVKMVCGSWLIGFVGALPLVIFISGLDFGSTNEVNHYFCDMIPLLKLSCSDTSFTEVIMFSEGVFLAMTCFMLTLTSYCFIISTILRIHTSEGRRKAFSTCSSHLSIVILFYVVIFCLYMKPPSTSSLNQSKVMSVLFTQVVPMLNPIIYSLRNKDVKEAIGKTKNKAFWCSTDNC, encoded by the coding sequence ATGTTTGGCAATGTCATCATAGTCACGGTAATTGGCTTGAACCACCACTTGCACGTTCCAATGTACTTCTTCTTGTGTAACCTGGCCTCACTAGATGTATGCTACACGTCTGTGACCACACCAAATCTACTTCATATCTTCATTACTGGGAATAACAGGATTTCCTTTACTGGATGCTTTGTACAACTCTACTTCTTTCTGGCCTTTGCCAGTGCTGAGTATTTTCTCCTGACAGCCATGTCCTATGATCGTTATGTGGCCATCTGCAAGCCTTTGCACTATCCACTTGTTATAAATAGGCAGTCATCAGTAAAAATGGTGTGTGGGTCATGGCTCATTGGCTTTGTCGGTGCACTTCCTTTGGTTATATTTATTTCTGGCTTGGATTTTGGCTCCACCAATGAAGTCAACCATTATTTCTGTGACATGATTCCATTGCTGAAGCTGTCTTGCAGTGATACGTCATTTACAGAGGTCATCATGTTTTCTGAAGGTGTTTTTCTTGCGATGACTTGTTTTATGCTCACCTTGACCTCATACTGTTTTATCATCTCCACCATTCTCCGAATCCATACATCAGAAGGACGGAGGAAAGCCTTTTCCACCTGCTCGTCTCACCTTAGCATCGTCATCTTGTTTTACGTTGTCATCTTCTGCCTGTACATGAAGCCTCCATCAACAAGTTCCCTAAACCAAAGCAAAGTCATGTCTGTGCTATTCACCCAGGTCGTTCCCATGCTGAACCCCATCATATACAGCCTCAGGAACAAAGATGTGAAGGAGGCCATaggaaaaacaaagaacaaagcaTTTTGGTGCAGCACTGATAACTGCTAG
- the LOC140327352 gene encoding PC-esterase domain-containing protein 1A-like isoform X1 gives MMLFSSADVRKLLHNKYVAVLGDSIQRSVYKDLVKILQDDEFLTENQLKRKGEMSFANDTLVEGGSLGEMHNGITYREVRQYRTDHHLVRFYFLTRVYSDYIESVLADFEQGPQPDVVIINSCIWDVIRYHDQSLEMYKTNLDHLFIRLTEVLSPECLVIWNMAMPVGFKAGEVLEYPIPNVRWDIIKGNFYSATLADLHKLDVIDMHFFFRFELHSRAKDATHWNQLAHRQYTCILMAHIAQAWGVQPSDQRQVRGLSIPRAPPVAPPRSVVYSLPVEKKGPRCLGLPIQNALPSAPCPFIPLANNPASHPPFSQERSPCRFGPRFLPGYTPFDGIDPSHTIETFNPGNVGYPSNQMNSNAASPFADDSPFLVGNFTLRNFGLGGYGKIADVNLTVPMFENHPFNGMTIPPHHMAVPDWEFCTFQYNSTMPQETWTRNQRFPKRKRMKPEQGWAPPYYPPRQSYQTRI, from the exons ATGATGTTATTCAGCTCTGCAGACGTCCGGaaacttctccacaacaagtatgtggccgtcctagGGGACTCCA TTCAAAGATCCGtctacaaagatcttgtgaaaatactgcaggaTGATGAGTTTCTgactgagaaccagctcaaaAGGAAG ggtgagatgtcatttgcaaatgacacattGGTGGaagggggatctctgggtgaaatgcacaacgGCATAACTTACCGGGAAGTGCGTCAGTACAGAACTGATCACCACCtggtacggttctatttcctgactcGGGTCTATTCGGACTACATAGAGAGCGTGTTGGCCGACTTCGAacagggacctcagcccgacgttgtcatcatcaactcgtgtatctGGGATGTTATCAG GTATCATGaccaatcactggaaatgtacaaaactaaCCTTGACCACCtttttattcggctcaccgaggtgctaagccccgaatgtctggtgatatggaacatggccatgcctgttggattcaaggCTGGTGAAGTGCTGGAG TACCCAATTCCAAATGTACGCTGGGACATCATTAaggggaatttctacagcgccactctggcGGATTTGCACAAATTGGATGTGATAGACATGCATTTTTTCTTCCGCTTCGAGCTGCACTCCAGGgctaaagatgccacccactggAATCAGCTGGCCCATCGgcagtatacctgcatcctgatggctcatattgctcaagcctggggTGTGCAGCCTTCAGATCAGCGCCAAGTGAGAG GTCTTTCCATACCACGTGCTCCTCCTGTAGCCCCCCCAAGGAGTGTTGTCTATTCTCTGCCAGTTGAGAAAAAAGGCCCAAGATGCCTTG GTCTTCCTATACAAAACGCTCTTCCTTCAGCACCTTGTCCATTTATCCCCCTCGCAAATAACCCCGCTTCTCATCCGCCCTTTAGCCAGGAAAGAAGTCCCTGTAGATTTG GGCCCAGGTTCCTCCCTGGCTACACTCCTTTTGATGGAATTGACCCCAGTCATACGATTG aGACCTTTAATCCTGGTAATGTTGGTTATCCTTCAAATCAAATGAATTCAAATG CCGCCTCTCCCTTTGCTGATGACAGTCCATTTTTGGTTGGTAATTTTACTCTGAGAAACTTTGGTTTAGGTGGCTATGGGAAGATAGCAGATGTAAACCTTACAG ttcCCATGTTTGAAAACCACCCCTTTAATGGGATGACTATCCCCCCCCACCACATGGCAGTGCCAGATTGGGAATTCTGCACATTCCAGTACAACAGCACAATGCCCCAGGAAACCTGGACTCGCAACCAAAGATTTCCAAAGAGAAAAAGGATGAAGCCGGAGCAAGGATGGGCGCCCCCTTACTATCCACCTCGCCAGTCTTATCAAACCCGCATCTAG